The genomic interval TAACTCAATGAATCCCTGCTCGACCAGCCATTCCAATAAATGTAGGGGCAATTGGGCGGCTTCGGTGGCTTGCTCTAGGGTGTAGAGCCGCTTTTCCACTCGCACAATCGCTAAGCTCATAGACGCACCTCCTGTAGTGAACGACGGGGATCCCATTGCCGCTGCTGACGCAGCTTTTCGTAGAGTTCCCGCTCTTGGGGGGTGAGTGCTTTCGGGCTAACTACCTTGAGGCGTACCCGCAGATGGCTGCGCTGACCTTTGGGATCCCGCCAACCTTGCCCCCGCAGCCGCAGAATCTGGCCGCTCTCGACCCCAGGTGGAATCTTGAGCTGAACTTTGCCTGTGGGGGTGGGGATCTCAACAGTGGCCCCCAACACTGCTTCATCGGGGGCGATCGGAACTTCACAAAGGAGGTCATCCCCCTCGAACTGAAAGAAGGGATGAGGCGGAAGCTCCAGATTGAGATAGAGATCGCCCCTTTGCTGACCGCCAAAGG from Thermostichus vulcanus str. 'Rupite' carries:
- a CDS encoding J domain-containing protein, which codes for QKRLNLNGETITIRIPPGAKQGSRIRVKGKGQVSPFGGQQRGDLYLNLELPPHPFFQFEGDDLLCEVPIAPDEAVLGATVEIPTPTGKVQLKIPPGVESGQILRLRGQGWRDPKGQRSHLRVRLKVVSPKALTPQERELYEKLRQQRQWDPRRSLQEVRL